DNA from Vibrio alfacsensis:
GTCGTGTCGATTTTAGTTGGTGCAAGGTGGAAAAACAGGCATATTCTAACCAACCTCCGCGCACAAAAGAGGCGATGGTAGGGTCTGAAAAAGTAATGCGTCGTTCGCCCTCTTTTTTCACTAAGTTTAAATCAGTCAAGTCTCGTATTAGTTGCTGTAGGTGTGGCTTGTTCCATAAATGTCTTGCGCAAGACAGAGAGGTTAATTCGAGCCCATTCGCACTAGAGCTTAACCAGTTTAATGTCTGAAACGCTTGACGGTGGGAGTGGGCTTTTGTTAGCCATTTAGCTGCCAAGGGGAGCAGTTGGTTTTGGCTTGGCAAATGGCGATACCCTTCCTGGAAGATCATCCCTTTGAGTGCAAGAAATTCAGGAATACAAATATGATCAGCTAAGGGGATTGGAGGGGTGGATTCAGGAAGTAAAAAACGTAACTTATCTGTATTGGCATTAAGCCAAAAAGCACATTGCTTATGTTGCTTGGCCCATAAAAGTAATTGACCCGTTATTCCGGGTCTGCCCTCTGAGAGGTTGATGGCGATATTGCTATTTTGGTATGGTTTGAGTGCATGATTCAAACTCTGCAAATCTGATTCTAGCGGAATGACAGTAAGGTTTATGTCTTTTTGACGCAAAAAGTGCTCAATATAAGGCAGCTGAGCAGAATGATCTGGCGAGACAAGTAAAACAAAATGTTGACACAAGATGGTATGATCGATGACTGGCGTGATCAGTGGTATTGTATTTTTAGTTAATACACCAATCTGAGTATGAGAGTGTGTTCTAAGCATATTATGTAGATTCTCTAGTTTTAGTTTTAGTTTTAGTTTTGGCTTGAGTAGGGTGCTAGTATTCAGATTACTAAGGGTCTATTAAGATCGCCTGGATTTTCAATACTGCCTACAGCTTTGTCTGCACAGCGTTTACAAAGTGGGTAAAAGCGCAGGTCATCTCCATCGTCAATGATATTCATTAGGTCATCAAACACCTTTTTGCACTCCTGTGGATTTTTAAAAAGTACTTCAAATACTGATCGTTGAACACGATCTCCATACCCGCCAAGTAAGTGACCAACTTGACGACGTGTTTTGTCATCTTCGATATCGAAA
Protein-coding regions in this window:
- the cas2 gene encoding CRISPR-associated endonuclease Cas2, producing MLVLACFDIEDDKTRRQVGHLLGGYGDRVQRSVFEVLFKNPQECKKVFDDLMNIIDDGDDLRFYPLCKRCADKAVGSIENPGDLNRPLVI
- a CDS encoding Card1-like endonuclease domain-containing protein translates to MRQKDINLTVIPLESDLQSLNHALKPYQNSNIAINLSEGRPGITGQLLLWAKQHKQCAFWLNANTDKLRFLLPESTPPIPLADHICIPEFLALKGMIFQEGYRHLPSQNQLLPLAAKWLTKAHSHRQAFQTLNWLSSSANGLELTSLSCARHLWNKPHLQQLIRDLTDLNLVKKEGERRITFSDPTIASFVRGGWLEYACFSTLHQLKSTRHDIQDIALGVKIERQLQGTSVINELDVIALVNNRLFLIECKTGKLSQKPVLNQQTIYRLDSITELLGESCHGFVVSLEPLGHQINTRALEVGIHLLEGYDIKQLSQRIESIANGHNEHI